Within Halococcus sediminicola, the genomic segment TTCTCGGTCTCGTTCAAGAGCGGCTCGCTCGGGCTCTCGCACAACGGGAACCTCGTCAACGCGGGCGCGCTCCGCGACGAACTCGCCGGGTTGGGCCACGCCTTCACCTCCGACGGCGACACAGAAGTTATCGCCCACGACCTCGCGCGCAACCTCCTCGACGCGGATCTCGTGACTGCCGTCGAGGAAACCATGAGCAAGGTCCACGGCTCGTACTCGCTCGCGGTGATGCACGACGACCGCGTGCTCGGACTGCGCGACCCCGAGGGGAATCGGCCGCTCTGTCTCGGCGAACTCGACGACGGCTACGTGCTCGCCAGCGAGAGTGCCGCGGTCGACGCGCTCGACGGCGAACTGATCAGGGACGTCCAACCGGGCGAACTCGTCGTGCTCGAACCGGATGGACAGGGCTACGAGACCTATCGACTGACCGACCCCGCACACACCGCCCGCTGCTTTTTCGAGCACGTCTACTTCGCCAGACCCGACTCGACGGTCGACGGCGAACTGGTCTACGAGGTTCGCCGCGAACTCGGGCGCAAACTCTGGGCCGAGGACGGCATCGACAGCGACGTCGTGATGCCCGTGCCCGACTCGGGGCGCGCGTTCGCCTCGGGCTACGCCGAGGCCGCGAACGACTCCGGGGGCAGCGTCGAGTTCGCCGAGGGGCTGATGAAAAATCGGTACGTCGGTCGGACCTTCATCATGCCGAGCCAGGACGAGCGCGAGCGCGCCGTCCGACTGAAACTCAACCCCATCAAATCGACCGTCGAGGGCAAAACCGTCACGCTCATCGACGACTCCATCGTTCGGGGAACGACCTCGACCCAACTGGTCGACCTCCTCTACGACGTGGGTGCCGAGGAGGTCCATCTCCGCATCGGCTCGCCGCCCATCGTCGCGCCCTGCTACATGGGCATCGACATGGCGAGCCGCGAGGAACTCATCGCCGCCGGGAAAAGTGTCGACGAGGTCCGAGAGACGGTGGGAGCCGACAGCCTCGCGTACCTCTCGCCCGAATCGATCGCGGACGCGCTCGATAGTTCCCAGGCGGACCTCTGTATGGGCTGTGTGACCGGGGAGTATCCCTACGACATCGACGGCGAGGCCACCGACCGCCCGGTCAGCCGCCCGGTCGTGAGCGACTGATCAGTAGACGTCTTCCAGAAACGACCGGATGGCCGCGGTCGCCGCTTCGGGGTTCTCCGTGTTCGAACTGTGACCGGCTTCCGGAATCAACTCCTGGCGAGCGTCGGGGAGTTCGTCGAGCATCGACTTCGTGCGCTCGGGTTCGAGCGAGATGTCCTCTTTCCCGTGGACCGAGAGCACAGGTGTGTGGATGGCGGAGAGTTCGTCGGTGAAATCCGGCCGGTCGAGCCACGAGTGCATCTCCCGATAGAAGCCCTCGGTTGGATACGTTTGCCAGCGCTCGACCCAGTGCTTGACAAGCGCGGGGTTCTCCTCAAGGGTGGTCGCGCCGAAGAGCTGGTTTTTCGCGACGTCGACCATGAAATCGGCGAACTCGCCGTCCTCGCGGGCTTGGTTCGCCATCTGGCGGTACTGCTCGCGCTCGTCGTCGGTGTGTGGCTCGGCGATGGCGTCGATCAAAACCACGCCCTCCAACTGGTCGGGATAGCGCTCGGCGAAGCGCAGCGCCATGAACCCGCCCATCGACATCCCACAGAGCACGAACGAGTCGATGTCGAGTGCATCCGTGAGTGCATCGGCGTCGTCGGCGAGGTCGTAGAGATCGTAGTCGGTCGCGTACTGGTCGGTCCGCGCCCGGAGGTCGTAGGCGATGGTTCGGTACTCGTCCGCGAGGGCGTCGAGCTGCGGGTCGAACATCGTCCGGTCCATCAGCGTTCCGTGCGCGAAGACGATGGCCGGTCCCTCGCCCCGATCGGTGCTGACGGTCTCCGGGCGCAGTCGATACCGCTCGGTCGCCACCTCGTCCGATTCGGACATGGATAACATCCGCCTGCAGGCGACTTATATCTAGGCGCGTAGCCGAAATCGATGGCGAAAAGCGGTGTCCCGCTCGTCCGTCATGGACGCTGCTCGGGACGTCTCAGTCGGCGTTGGTGCCGGTCTCCGGGAGCGCGGCCTCGTCGTCCTCGTCGACGGCACCGTCACCGTCGTTGTCCACGTCGTCGGAGTTGCCGCTGTCGGCCTCGTCGTCCTCGTCGATGGCCCCATCGCCGTCGTCATCGTCCTCGGCGTTGCCGCCGAAGTCGTCAGCGCCATCGTCGCCGTCGTCGGATTCGTCGTCCTCGTCGATCGCTCCGTCGCCGTCGTCATCGTCGTTCGATGGACCTGCGTTGCCTTCATCGTCTTCGTCGACGGCACCGTCACCGTCGTCGTCCTCGTCGTTCGCGCCGCGTTCGTCACCGCCCGCGCCGAACTCGTGGATGGTTCGTCCGTCGTCGCCCCGGACGACGAGTGTCACCGAGTTGTTGACACCGTCGATATCGACCGCGTCGCAGTCTGCGACCCCGCTATCGCCGCAGTCAAGCGCAATGGACGAGCCACGGTCGGTGGTGTCGGTCCCCTCGCCGATCGAGACCGTTCCGTCGTCGATGCCGACGACGACTCGCACTCTGTTGTCGTCGCCGTCGATGTCGACGAGGTCGTGGTCCGTGACCGTAGCACCGTCGGCCCCACAGGTGAGTGCGACGCTCACGTTGCCGCCACCGTCGGTCGCATTGCTCGTGAGGTCGGTCGAGACGGTGTTGCCATCGCCGTCGACGTCGACGATGTCACAGTCGCTCACGCGGTCCGACCCACCGGTGGCGTTCGAGTCGGTCGAGACCGCCGACGTGTCGGCAACCGCCGGGCCGTCGACGACTGCCGGCGTGCCCGGACCGGCCACCGGCATCGAGGCGACGCCACCGACCGCGGCCCCTGTAAACGCACAGAGTGCAACGAGCGTGATCGTGAGTCGGTTCGCCGTCATGGTTCGATATATCGCCGTGATGGGTCGTGGACAGTATGTGTCAAGTTCATTCGTCTGTTGTCTCGTCGCCGCGTTGTTCGGTGACAGGCACCGACAGTACAGGCAAAAACGGGTGGATGCGGTGTTCAGTCGCGCCGCAGCATCAGGACGCTTCCGAACAGTCCGAGTACGGTCATCAGTCCAACCGTCACCCCTGGGAAGGGAATCATGCTGCTGACGGCGGTCGTGCTTCCCTGCGAAGTGGACGTCTGATCCGTGGCGGTTCCGGTCGTGGCCTGCGTCGCCGTGTCGCTCGTGGTTTGCGTTCCGTCAGTCGGACTCGGCGTTGCGCTGGTAGTAGTACCGACATCGGGGGGCACGTCCTGTCCGGTGAGATCTTCGAGGAAGGTGATAATCACCTGTGGGCCCTGATCGAGGTTATCGACCAACTCACCGAGGTCGACGTTGCCTGCCAGAATCTGATCTTCGAGGAAGGAGGTCAGGTCGTCGATGCCCAGCGCGTTGAGCACTGGGTTGAGTACTGGCCCAAGCGTTTCCTCGACCGCATCTGCCAGCGGTTCCGTGATGACGCCGACCAACGTCTCGAACTCGACCGTTCCCACGTTGTTGTCGGGAGTGGTGTCGTCCGTGAGGAGCGTTGCGGTGTTATTCACTTCGGAATCGCCGACGATGACGACTGCAGTAGTGAGTTCCAGTTCCGCGCTCTCGCCCGGTGCGAGTGAACTCACGGTGAAGTTTCCGGTTCCTGGGTCGTAGTTCCCGCTGTCCGAGCTGGCGTCGACGAGCAGGTTGGCGCTCGTTTCGAGGCTTGCGAGATCGGTTTCGCTCAGCAGTGGCATCTCGTCTTGAACCACTACATCTTCGGCGGTCTCGTCCCCGTTGTTCGTCACAGTAACCGTATACTGGACCGTCACGTCTGCATCCCCGTCGGGGTCGATGATGGCGTTTCCTGCCGTCTTCGTCACCGAGATGTCGGTAAGACCACCGTCACCAGGCGTCTCGGTACCGTTGTCACCGTCGCCACTCCCGTTGTCGTCGCCGGGTCCGTCGCCATCGCCGGTTCCATCATCGGTACCGTTGTCGTCACCGGGCGTCTCGGTGCCGTTGTCGTCGCCGTCGCCGGGCGTCTCCACGTCACCGGGACCGTCCTCGTCGATGACGTTGATCGTACCGTTGTTGTAGACGACGATCGTCGTGCTGTTGTCGACGTTCGTGACGCTCTTGTCGACGTACACGCTGCTCAGGTTGATCGTCTGATCGCCGTTGACGATGTTGTTGACGATCGTGCTGTTGGAGATGTTCTCGTTGTTGATCGCCGCGTTGACCTCCCTCTGGTCGATGAAGTCATAGTCGAAGAGGTACTGCAGAACGGTACTGTTGTCGACGTCGCCTACGCTCTGGTCGTTGTCGCCGGTGTCGGCGCTGTCGTCCCCGCCGTCGGCATCACCGGCACCGTCGTCCGTCCCGTCGTCGTTCGCACCGTCACCGTCGTCCGCGCCGTCGCTGCCGTCTCCGCCGTCGTCACCATCCGCGTCATCGTCACCATCCGCGCCGTCACCGCCATCCGTGCCGTCGTCGTTCGCACCGTCACTGCCGTCCGTGCTATCACTTCCGTCTGCGCCGTCACTGCCATCCGCACCATCGCTGCCGTCTGCGCCGTCCGCACCGTCGCTTCCGTCAGCACCGTCGCTGCCATCCGCACCGTCCGCACCGTCGCTGCCATCCGCACCGTCCGCACCGTCACCATCGTCGCCGTCGGAGTCGTCGGCCTCCTGGTTGGTGTTGACGTCCTCGCCGTTCACGTTGACGTCGACTTCTTTCGTGCTCCCTTCGTCAGCGGTGCTACCGTCGTCGGCGCTTGCGTCCCCGCTATCCCCGCTGGCGTCGTCGGCACCGCCGCCGGCATCCCCGCCGTTACCGCCGTCCCCACAGTTGATGTTGAGATCGCTGTTCTCCTGCTGGATGTCGACGTTGACCGAATTGTCGTCACCGTCCACGTCCACCAGATCACAGTCGTCAGTCGCCGTGTTGTCGTTCGCAAGCACTGGTGTCGCAGTCATCCCGATGACCGTCAACAGTGCGAGCACAACGACCCCACCGCGTTTCATGAGTTCTTTCGACATGCAACGGGACTTCGAGCAAGCGAATCATTCATGAAGATTGTGCCGGATATATCGCGCTCTTTTTCACGAAGATAATCAAAAATCTTTATATGGGACCTAGTAGTGACAATGAAGAACTCCTTCGTAACAGACATAATATGATATAATATGCCACGGCGAATCGCCTCCGAGAATGAGATGGAAGCCCTTTTAACGAATCGCGGGATACCATCTACTCGCGCGTGGGTAGCCAAGCTAGGCCAACGGCGCAGCGTTGAGGGCGCTGTCCTGTAGAGGTCCGCCGGTTCAAATCCGGTCCCACGCACTCCCACTTTTTGCTACGCTCGGTCGTGCGCAGAGCGCACT encodes:
- the purF gene encoding amidophosphoribosyltransferase, with translation MHEKCGVVGVSLADRAAARPIYYALYALQHRGQESAGIVTHDGFQQHSHVEMGLVGDAFGPDDIAELGGSNGIGHVRYPTSGSVDASCAQPFSVSFKSGSLGLSHNGNLVNAGALRDELAGLGHAFTSDGDTEVIAHDLARNLLDADLVTAVEETMSKVHGSYSLAVMHDDRVLGLRDPEGNRPLCLGELDDGYVLASESAAVDALDGELIRDVQPGELVVLEPDGQGYETYRLTDPAHTARCFFEHVYFARPDSTVDGELVYEVRRELGRKLWAEDGIDSDVVMPVPDSGRAFASGYAEAANDSGGSVEFAEGLMKNRYVGRTFIMPSQDERERAVRLKLNPIKSTVEGKTVTLIDDSIVRGTTSTQLVDLLYDVGAEEVHLRIGSPPIVAPCYMGIDMASREELIAAGKSVDEVRETVGADSLAYLSPESIADALDSSQADLCMGCVTGEYPYDIDGEATDRPVSRPVVSD
- a CDS encoding alpha/beta fold hydrolase, with translation MSESDEVATERYRLRPETVSTDRGEGPAIVFAHGTLMDRTMFDPQLDALADEYRTIAYDLRARTDQYATDYDLYDLADDADALTDALDIDSFVLCGMSMGGFMALRFAERYPDQLEGVVLIDAIAEPHTDDEREQYRQMANQAREDGEFADFMVDVAKNQLFGATTLEENPALVKHWVERWQTYPTEGFYREMHSWLDRPDFTDELSAIHTPVLSVHGKEDISLEPERTKSMLDELPDARQELIPEAGHSSNTENPEAATAAIRSFLEDVY
- a CDS encoding DUF11 domain-containing protein, translating into MSKELMKRGGVVVLALLTVIGMTATPVLANDNTATDDCDLVDVDGDDNSVNVDIQQENSDLNINCGDGGNGGDAGGGADDASGDSGDASADDGSTADEGSTKEVDVNVNGEDVNTNQEADDSDGDDGDGADGADGSDGADGADGSDGADGSDGADGADGSDGADGSDGADGSDSTDGSDGANDDGTDGGDGADGDDDADGDDGGDGSDGADDGDGANDDGTDDGAGDADGGDDSADTGDNDQSVGDVDNSTVLQYLFDYDFIDQREVNAAINNENISNSTIVNNIVNGDQTINLSSVYVDKSVTNVDNSTTIVVYNNGTINVIDEDGPGDVETPGDGDDNGTETPGDDNGTDDGTGDGDGPGDDNGSGDGDNGTETPGDGGLTDISVTKTAGNAIIDPDGDADVTVQYTVTVTNNGDETAEDVVVQDEMPLLSETDLASLETSANLLVDASSDSGNYDPGTGNFTVSSLAPGESAELELTTAVVIVGDSEVNNTATLLTDDTTPDNNVGTVEFETLVGVITEPLADAVEETLGPVLNPVLNALGIDDLTSFLEDQILAGNVDLGELVDNLDQGPQVIITFLEDLTGQDVPPDVGTTTSATPSPTDGTQTTSDTATQATTGTATDQTSTSQGSTTAVSSMIPFPGVTVGLMTVLGLFGSVLMLRRD